A region from the Candidatus Paceibacterota bacterium genome encodes:
- the rpsI gene encoding 30S ribosomal protein S9, translating into MAEGTYIQAVGRRKTSVARVRMEEASKASFIVNEKPLEEFFPTAILQKTVMSPFTVGNVPGKYKITVKTTGGGVSSQAQAVRHGIARALIKQDPELRKVLKADGLLMRDPRSKERRKFGLKKARKSPQWSKR; encoded by the coding sequence ATGGCAGAAGGAACATACATACAGGCAGTAGGACGACGCAAGACATCAGTGGCTCGCGTTCGCATGGAAGAAGCTTCAAAGGCATCATTTATCGTAAATGAAAAGCCACTTGAAGAGTTTTTCCCAACAGCTATTCTCCAAAAGACCGTGATGTCTCCATTTACAGTTGGAAATGTCCCTGGAAAGTACAAGATCACTGTTAAGACAACAGGGGGTGGCGTAAGTTCACAAGCACAAGCTGTACGACACGGCATTGCACGAGCCCTTATTAAGCAAGATCCAGAACTCCGAAAAGTTCTTAAGGCTGATGGACTCCTCATGCGAGACCCTCGCTCAAAGGAACGCCGAAAGTTCGGTCTCAAAAAGGCCCGCAAGAGCCCTCAGTGGTCAAAGCGTTAG
- a CDS encoding nucleotide exchange factor GrpE — translation MDPKDIPQENTDDVVFDVDAEANDESVLKKAKFRPSASHDESGSQPLVDEIAELKEKNKVLAAEKQQYLDSWQRAQAEFMNVRRREEEERKEFTKYAAEKVIADLLPTLESFSLARSNKDAWDKLDPQWRAGMDSVYNQLVSTLKKHGVEEVDPIGEPFDPSLHEAVTQIPVTDKAQDHTIVQVVQKGYSLNGKPVRIPKVIIGNFEG, via the coding sequence ATGGATCCTAAAGATATTCCTCAAGAAAATACTGACGACGTTGTGTTTGACGTTGATGCTGAAGCAAACGACGAAAGCGTACTAAAGAAGGCAAAATTCCGCCCAAGTGCGTCACATGATGAAAGTGGAAGTCAGCCACTAGTAGACGAAATTGCTGAGCTAAAAGAAAAGAATAAAGTTCTTGCTGCAGAGAAACAACAATATCTTGATAGCTGGCAGCGTGCTCAAGCTGAGTTTATGAACGTGCGCCGAAGAGAGGAGGAGGAGCGCAAAGAATTTACAAAATATGCAGCTGAAAAAGTGATTGCAGATCTACTCCCAACACTTGAAAGTTTCTCTCTTGCTCGCTCGAACAAAGATGCATGGGACAAGCTCGATCCACAATGGCGTGCTGGTATGGATAGCGTGTATAACCAACTCGTTTCAACACTTAAGAAGCACGGGGTAGAGGAGGTTGACCCAATTGGAGAGCCATTTGATCCAAGTTTACACGAAGCTGTCACACAAATTCCCGTGACCGATAAAGCACAAGACCATACTATCGTGCAGGTAGTCCAGAAGGGATATAGTCTTAATGGTAAGCCAGTACGCATTCCAAAAGTGATCATTGGAAATTTTGAAGGGTAG
- the dnaK gene encoding molecular chaperone DnaK, translated as MAKVIGIDLGTTNSAVAIMEVGEPKILDNAEGARTTPSIVAQSKTGDKIVGLLARRQAVTNPRNTVFQIKRFIGHNFDEPMVQKDLKSVPFEMRKSSNGGIEVKMGENWYRPEEVSAMIIQKLKADAEARLGEKITEAVITVPAYFNDSQRQATKDAGKIAGLDVKRIINEPTAAALAYGFNKKKDEKIAVFDFGGGTFDISILEVGDDVVEVKSTDGDAHLGGKDIDQKIIGWLADTFKKETGIDLMKDPLAVQRLDEAAEKAKIELSTAVQSEINIPFISSGTDGPQHLLVTLTRAKLEELTAEFIERAMQISKRAMEASPFKINEINEVILVGGQTRMPAIQKAVKEYFGKEPHMGVNPDEVVAIGAAIQGGIISGDVKDILLLDVIPLSLGLETLGGVATKLIEKNMTIPASKSQVFSTAADNQTSVEIHVVQGERAMASDNKSLGRFVLDGVPPAPRGMPQVEVTFDIDANGILNVKAKDKASGKEQSITIQGSSGLTKEDIERMQKDAEANASTDQAKRDLVEAKNLAEQLVYTAEKALKDAGDKVPADVKSGVETKVADLKKAKEGSDLPTIKSATELLSGELQKIGQHMNQANQQATPEAENKGDAGEGASGNVRDAETK; from the coding sequence ATGGCGAAAGTAATTGGAATTGACCTCGGAACAACAAACTCTGCGGTCGCAATAATGGAAGTTGGAGAACCAAAGATTCTGGATAACGCAGAAGGTGCACGAACAACTCCTTCGATCGTTGCTCAATCAAAAACTGGCGACAAGATCGTTGGACTACTTGCACGACGACAGGCTGTTACAAACCCACGTAACACTGTCTTCCAGATCAAGCGATTCATTGGACACAACTTCGATGAACCTATGGTTCAGAAAGATCTTAAGTCAGTACCATTCGAGATGCGAAAGTCATCTAATGGAGGTATTGAAGTGAAGATGGGTGAAAACTGGTACCGACCAGAAGAAGTATCAGCAATGATCATCCAGAAACTCAAGGCTGATGCAGAAGCTCGTCTTGGAGAAAAAATTACAGAAGCAGTCATTACCGTTCCTGCGTACTTTAACGACTCACAACGTCAAGCAACAAAAGATGCTGGAAAGATCGCTGGACTTGATGTGAAGCGAATCATCAACGAACCAACTGCGGCAGCGCTCGCATACGGATTCAACAAGAAAAAGGACGAGAAAATTGCAGTCTTCGACTTCGGAGGAGGAACATTTGATATCTCTATCCTTGAAGTTGGTGATGATGTAGTTGAAGTGAAATCAACAGATGGAGATGCTCACCTCGGAGGAAAGGACATCGACCAGAAGATTATCGGCTGGCTTGCTGACACGTTCAAGAAAGAAACTGGAATCGATCTCATGAAGGATCCTTTGGCAGTACAGCGATTGGACGAAGCAGCTGAAAAGGCAAAGATTGAACTTTCGACAGCCGTGCAGTCTGAAATCAACATCCCATTCATCTCATCAGGAACTGATGGCCCACAACACTTGCTTGTAACACTCACACGAGCAAAGCTTGAAGAACTCACCGCTGAATTTATCGAGCGAGCAATGCAAATCAGCAAACGAGCAATGGAGGCATCACCATTTAAGATCAATGAGATCAATGAGGTGATCCTTGTTGGAGGACAGACTCGAATGCCAGCGATCCAAAAGGCTGTGAAGGAATACTTCGGCAAAGAGCCACACATGGGAGTTAACCCTGATGAAGTGGTTGCAATCGGTGCTGCAATTCAAGGAGGAATCATCTCGGGAGACGTTAAAGACATTTTGCTTCTTGATGTTATTCCGCTCTCACTTGGTCTTGAGACACTTGGAGGTGTTGCGACAAAGTTGATTGAGAAGAACATGACCATTCCTGCTTCAAAGTCCCAGGTGTTCTCAACTGCTGCTGATAACCAGACATCGGTAGAGATTCACGTAGTACAAGGTGAACGAGCAATGGCAAGTGATAACAAGTCACTCGGACGATTTGTACTTGATGGAGTTCCACCAGCACCACGTGGTATGCCGCAAGTTGAAGTTACATTCGACATCGATGCAAACGGAATCCTAAACGTTAAAGCAAAAGACAAAGCTTCAGGAAAAGAGCAGTCAATCACCATCCAAGGTAGCTCTGGTCTTACAAAAGAAGATATCGAGCGCATGCAAAAAGACGCTGAAGCAAACGCTTCAACTGACCAAGCAAAGCGTGATCTTGTTGAAGCAAAGAACCTTGCTGAACAACTTGTATACACAGCAGAAAAAGCATTAAAGGATGCTGGAGATAAGGTTCCAGCTGATGTGAAAAGTGGGGTTGAAACAAAGGTTGCAGATCTTAAGAAAGCAAAGGAGGGATCTGATCTTCCAACGATCAAGAGTGCCACCGAACTCCTTTCAGGAGAATTACAGAAGATTGGCCAACACATGAACCAAGCAAACCAACAAGCAACTCCAGAAGCAGAAAACAAAGGAGACGCTGGTGAGGGAGCTTCGGGAAACGTTCGAGACGCGGAGACAAAATAA
- the dnaJ gene encoding molecular chaperone DnaJ, protein MAKDYYQTLGIDKNASQDEVKKAFRKLAHKYHPDKSDGDAAKFKEINEAYSVLSDDKKRQQYDTYGSGGPGGGGFDWSNMAGGFGGQGVEFDFGNIGEIFGDFFGGGRQRTKRGHDISIDIELTFEESIFGTERKVSLNKTSVCDTCKGTRAAPGTNVKTCSTCNGKGKVQETRQTFIGAMSSVKVCTACSGTGKIPETPCGTCKGAGVFKRTEDITIKIPSGVEDGEMVRLPGGGEAVAGGQSGDLYAKLHVEEHETLRKAGNNLVTDRAIKLTTAILGGEETINTLDGDMDVKIPQGITHGETLRVRGKGVPMESGKRGDLLINIAVDIPAKLSKKASKLIEELKEEGI, encoded by the coding sequence ATGGCCAAAGATTATTACCAAACCCTCGGCATAGACAAAAACGCGTCTCAAGACGAGGTTAAGAAAGCGTTCCGTAAACTAGCGCATAAGTACCATCCAGACAAGTCTGATGGTGACGCTGCAAAGTTTAAGGAGATAAATGAGGCGTATAGCGTCTTGTCTGACGATAAAAAGCGTCAGCAATACGATACGTACGGATCAGGTGGGCCAGGAGGTGGTGGTTTTGACTGGTCAAATATGGCAGGTGGCTTTGGTGGACAGGGAGTGGAATTTGATTTTGGTAATATCGGAGAAATATTCGGAGACTTCTTTGGTGGAGGAAGACAGCGTACAAAGCGTGGTCATGATATCTCAATTGATATTGAACTTACCTTTGAAGAGTCAATCTTCGGAACAGAAAGAAAGGTGTCGCTGAATAAAACGTCTGTCTGTGATACATGTAAGGGAACACGCGCTGCACCTGGAACAAACGTTAAGACATGTAGTACATGTAACGGTAAAGGAAAAGTGCAGGAAACACGCCAAACCTTTATTGGTGCCATGAGTAGTGTGAAGGTATGTACTGCATGTTCTGGAACAGGAAAGATTCCTGAAACTCCATGTGGAACATGTAAAGGAGCTGGAGTATTCAAGCGAACTGAAGACATTACCATCAAGATTCCCTCGGGAGTTGAAGATGGTGAAATGGTTCGACTACCAGGAGGCGGTGAAGCTGTAGCTGGAGGTCAGTCAGGTGACTTATATGCAAAACTTCATGTCGAAGAGCACGAGACCCTTCGAAAAGCCGGGAACAACCTGGTAACTGATCGCGCGATCAAACTTACTACCGCCATCCTTGGTGGCGAAGAAACCATTAATACACTTGATGGTGATATGGACGTGAAAATTCCTCAAGGAATTACTCACGGAGAAACGCTTCGGGTAAGAGGGAAAGGGGTTCCAATGGAATCTGGAAAGCGAGGAGATCTACTCATTAACATTGCAGTAGACATACCGGCAAAACTCTCCAAGAAAGCTTCGAAGCTTATTGAAGAATTAAAGGAAGAGGGAATCTAA
- a CDS encoding YHYH domain-containing protein — protein sequence MNKFIALIAFLFFFSYFIVNAHPGNTDTAGCHTCKTNCPNWGLSYGEYHCHNNKGVAQPSHPVRSTYGASGTGYTSPAPYYAAPTTYNCPSMSSYDFLSGSCKCNSGYIVSEDYLGNESCVNANSYCMTKVDLMSEYNSFSNQCECRSGYEFDGFSCKYKKSAFSSQSYSTGNNIVFTKNLDTVQIKKLEKKYNTECNKNLSSEKCRDALSAYTDALVNAPSIQKYVKKNGKILTCKSGTNVDRIKEKCVKQEQ from the coding sequence ATGAATAAATTCATTGCACTTATTGCTTTCTTATTCTTCTTTTCCTATTTTATTGTAAATGCACATCCGGGAAACACAGACACAGCAGGATGTCATACTTGTAAAACTAACTGTCCAAACTGGGGCTTAAGTTATGGTGAATACCACTGTCATAACAATAAAGGTGTTGCACAACCCTCTCATCCTGTGAGAAGTACTTACGGGGCAAGTGGAACCGGGTATACATCACCAGCACCTTATTACGCAGCACCTACCACTTATAATTGTCCCTCAATGTCTTCATATGATTTTCTATCAGGCAGTTGTAAATGTAATAGTGGTTATATTGTCTCTGAGGATTATTTAGGTAACGAATCGTGTGTAAATGCTAATTCATACTGCATGACTAAGGTTGACCTCATGTCTGAGTACAATAGTTTTTCTAATCAGTGTGAATGCAGAAGTGGCTATGAATTTGACGGGTTCTCATGTAAATACAAAAAATCTGCATTTAGTTCTCAATCTTACTCTACAGGAAATAACATAGTTTTTACAAAAAATTTAGATACAGTACAGATTAAAAAGTTAGAAAAAAAATATAATACTGAATGTAATAAAAATTTATCTTCAGAAAAATGTAGAGATGCACTTAGTGCATATACGGATGCGTTAGTAAATGCACCGTCAATTCAAAAATACGTTAAGAAAAATGGGAAAATACTTACATGTAAGAGTGGTACAAACGTCGATCGAATAAAAGAAAAATGTGTCAAACAAGAGCAATAA
- the aspS gene encoding aspartate--tRNA(Asn) ligase: MERTYIKDLSGAVGNEVTIAGYIDVRRDQGKLIFLDIRDMTGSVQGVILPSAKEALEVGKELRHEWVVEIKGKINKRPDKNIQAGKQNGDIEVEILGITILGRAKELPFEKDAEINLDTYLDFLPLTLRREKQRAVFKVQAEIVRLYRDFLVSEGFTEFQAPKLIGEDAEGGANSFNIEYFGHTAHLAQSPQLYKQIMVGVFERVFSAGNVYRAEKHSTSRHINEYTSLDIEMGFIKDHTDIMKMENKLLIYIVKGLTETCAKEFELMGATIPTIPESIPAFKLRKAQEIIKKEYGADCSNEPDLEPQHERWLCEYAQKNFGSDFIFVTHFPVSKRPFYTYEDESDPGYTKGFDLLFRGIEITTGAQRIHDYDILVAGLEKKKLDPEKFAYYLQAFKYGMPPHGGFGMGLERLTAKFLGLDNVKEATLFPRDINRIDGLLSK, translated from the coding sequence ATGGAACGAACATACATTAAAGACTTGAGCGGTGCAGTCGGCAATGAGGTAACAATTGCAGGATACATCGATGTGAGGCGTGATCAAGGAAAGTTAATCTTCCTTGATATACGAGATATGACTGGATCAGTACAGGGAGTAATCCTTCCAAGTGCAAAAGAAGCATTGGAAGTTGGAAAAGAACTTCGACACGAATGGGTAGTTGAGATCAAAGGAAAGATCAACAAGCGCCCAGATAAAAATATCCAGGCTGGAAAACAGAATGGTGACATTGAAGTAGAAATACTCGGTATCACCATTCTTGGTCGTGCAAAAGAGCTACCGTTCGAGAAAGATGCTGAAATAAACCTTGATACATATCTAGACTTTCTTCCTCTTACACTTCGTCGTGAAAAGCAGCGAGCAGTATTTAAGGTACAAGCAGAAATCGTACGACTGTATAGAGATTTTCTTGTAAGCGAAGGATTCACTGAATTTCAGGCACCAAAACTAATTGGAGAAGATGCTGAAGGTGGAGCAAATTCATTCAACATTGAATACTTTGGTCACACTGCACACCTTGCACAAAGTCCTCAGCTCTATAAGCAGATTATGGTTGGAGTCTTTGAACGAGTATTCTCAGCTGGAAACGTGTATCGCGCAGAGAAACATAGTACATCTCGACACATTAACGAGTACACAAGCCTCGACATAGAGATGGGATTCATCAAAGACCACACTGACATTATGAAAATGGAGAATAAACTCCTCATTTATATTGTTAAAGGATTGACTGAGACCTGCGCAAAGGAGTTCGAACTAATGGGAGCAACTATTCCAACAATTCCAGAATCGATCCCAGCGTTTAAGCTTCGTAAAGCACAGGAGATTATTAAAAAGGAATACGGAGCAGATTGCTCAAACGAACCAGACCTCGAGCCACAACACGAGCGATGGCTTTGTGAGTATGCACAAAAGAACTTTGGCTCAGACTTTATCTTTGTAACTCACTTCCCAGTGTCAAAACGTCCGTTCTATACCTACGAAGATGAATCGGATCCAGGGTATACAAAAGGATTTGACCTACTCTTCCGAGGTATTGAAATTACTACCGGTGCACAGCGAATTCATGACTACGACATACTTGTAGCGGGACTTGAAAAGAAGAAGCTAGATCCTGAAAAGTTTGCGTACTACCTCCAAGCCTTCAAATATGGAATGCCACCACACGGCGGATTTGGAATGGGACTTGAACGACTTACAGCAAAGTTCTTGGGACTTGATAACGTGAAAGAGGCAACACTCTTCCCACGAGATATCAACCGTATCGACGGATTATTGTCAAAATAG
- a CDS encoding bifunctional 5,10-methylenetetrahydrofolate dehydrogenase/5,10-methenyltetrahydrofolate cyclohydrolase, which yields MSHLLNGRVISDEIAIELTQKITEHGLKPKLVIVQIGNKEESNTYISHKIRFAERIGIIAELLQYPEDTSTEAVIEGIKKVNSDKYVHGIIVQLPIPENLSKNDILEAIDPKKDVDGLTSTSIKHMFDGEKGFLPGATKAILVLLEKERIDVKGKKVVIVGQSSLVGKPAALAMLGLDATVTVCNEHTNDLAQETTQANILITATGVPGLITAKHVSADQIVIDIGITVIPDPSIPTGKKVVGDVDFESVKDVVKAITPVPGGVGPITIACLMQNIVEAVN from the coding sequence ATGTCACACCTCCTTAATGGTCGGGTAATTAGCGACGAGATCGCAATTGAACTGACTCAAAAAATAACCGAGCATGGTCTCAAGCCAAAGCTTGTAATTGTCCAAATTGGAAACAAAGAGGAGTCCAATACCTACATTTCGCATAAAATTCGTTTTGCTGAGCGAATTGGCATTATTGCTGAGTTACTACAATACCCAGAAGATACTTCTACTGAAGCGGTAATTGAAGGTATTAAGAAGGTAAATAGTGATAAGTATGTACACGGCATCATTGTGCAATTACCGATTCCAGAAAATTTATCCAAAAACGACATCTTAGAAGCAATCGACCCCAAAAAAGACGTCGATGGATTAACCTCAACAAGTATCAAACATATGTTTGATGGTGAAAAAGGATTTTTGCCAGGTGCAACTAAAGCCATTCTCGTGCTACTTGAAAAAGAACGTATTGATGTAAAAGGAAAAAAGGTGGTCATTGTTGGACAATCATCACTGGTTGGAAAACCCGCAGCGCTTGCAATGCTTGGACTTGATGCCACAGTGACCGTATGTAACGAACACACAAACGATCTTGCACAAGAGACAACGCAAGCAAATATTCTCATCACAGCAACTGGTGTTCCAGGACTTATCACAGCAAAGCATGTGTCTGCTGATCAAATAGTAATTGATATTGGGATTACTGTTATTCCTGATCCAAGTATTCCAACAGGAAAGAAAGTGGTGGGGGATGTTGATTTTGAGAGCGTAAAGGATGTTGTAAAAGCAATCACACCAGTTCCTGGTGGTGTTGGTCCAATTACCATTGCGTGTTTAATGCAAAATATTGTTGAGGCTGTAAACTAA
- a CDS encoding EamA family transporter produces the protein MESVHWIILAAGAPLLWAIVNHIDKYFLSDRFSHAKVGISGGLMIFSTLFSVVVLPITYFLSHDVFSLSLQAITILILVGLLNSFSILLYLQALDKDEASIVVPIYQTIPFFSFIFSYLLLGETLTLLQVIGGVFIVFSSIILTLELDSESGIKIKRNILFLMLSAAALVGLSDSMFKFGAVTYNVTQAFFWENVGLFMFGLILLFFKKYRLSFISLVKKSPGRTTALNLASEGLTAFGNFLIRVAMLIAPVALVTSVSSVQPLFVFIISVLLTIFFPFISKEKISRKHLIHKVSCITCIVIGAIILSL, from the coding sequence ATGGAATCGGTTCACTGGATAATACTTGCAGCAGGAGCTCCGCTCCTATGGGCGATCGTAAATCATATCGACAAGTATTTTTTGTCGGACAGATTCTCACATGCAAAGGTTGGAATAAGTGGGGGTCTGATGATTTTTTCAACCCTATTCAGTGTTGTGGTCTTGCCGATTACATACTTTCTCTCTCATGATGTTTTTTCCCTCTCACTACAGGCCATTACCATTTTAATTCTTGTTGGTTTACTTAATTCATTTTCCATTCTTCTGTACCTTCAGGCTTTGGATAAGGATGAGGCAAGTATTGTTGTTCCAATCTATCAAACCATACCTTTTTTTAGTTTTATATTTAGTTATCTACTTTTAGGTGAAACCTTGACTCTGTTACAAGTCATTGGGGGAGTGTTTATTGTTTTTTCAAGTATTATCCTTACGCTTGAACTTGACTCAGAATCAGGAATAAAAATAAAAAGGAATATTTTATTTTTAATGCTTTCAGCTGCTGCACTAGTCGGACTATCAGACAGTATGTTTAAGTTCGGTGCGGTAACTTACAATGTTACTCAAGCATTTTTTTGGGAGAATGTCGGATTGTTTATGTTTGGTCTAATTCTTTTATTTTTCAAAAAATATCGATTGAGTTTCATCAGTTTAGTTAAGAAAAGCCCGGGAAGAACTACTGCATTAAACCTGGCTAGTGAGGGATTAACAGCCTTTGGTAACTTTCTTATTAGAGTAGCGATGCTAATTGCACCCGTTGCATTAGTTACTTCAGTAAGCAGTGTTCAGCCGCTTTTTGTTTTCATTATTAGTGTTTTATTAACAATCTTTTTTCCATTCATTTCTAAGGAAAAAATTTCCAGAAAGCACTTGATACATAAAGTTTCCTGCATTACATGCATTGTCATTGGTGCAATTATATTATCGCTGTAA
- a CDS encoding formyltransferase family protein — protein sequence MIDKEYVTKILYIGLDPETPIVINKRPIQVIGVSSLEYFSYRTLNPANLLFTATYRAQTNKINKRFTLFLFWLWKAISFLSTYPYKKYSNYLSFCVLNSVHIIDVSNEESTLDYITENRIELIVVNSWSILPQKIVTAPTFGTLNIHPSKLPMYKGALPTLWSLKNGDSKSAVTYQKIGTLIDGGDIISQYEFNIDPTDTSLSIELKISQIIKKTLFQDILNYTNKKIILRQQQGIESWTEKYSQYMQIDWEHETSKEIADKTILYPFLEPFCYCYSSINANKVYFKRLRVLPTQGRGTFQPGQYIIRNMGIVVTTYSGNLFARLFIDVPLKDSLLLLFNSNRRFEKTTL from the coding sequence ATGATAGATAAGGAATATGTAACTAAGATTTTATATATTGGATTAGATCCAGAAACTCCAATAGTAATTAATAAAAGGCCAATTCAAGTAATAGGTGTTTCAAGCTTAGAATATTTCTCTTATCGTACCCTAAACCCGGCAAATTTATTATTTACCGCAACGTACAGGGCTCAAACAAACAAGATTAACAAACGATTCACTCTATTTCTTTTTTGGCTATGGAAAGCAATTAGTTTTCTTTCAACATATCCATATAAAAAATATTCTAATTACCTATCTTTTTGTGTACTAAATTCTGTTCACATTATAGATGTATCTAACGAAGAGAGTACCCTAGATTACATTACTGAGAATCGCATTGAACTAATAGTAGTTAATAGTTGGTCAATATTACCTCAAAAAATTGTTACAGCACCAACATTTGGCACATTAAACATACACCCATCAAAATTACCAATGTATAAAGGTGCATTACCTACACTTTGGTCTTTAAAAAATGGCGATTCCAAATCAGCCGTAACGTATCAAAAAATTGGCACGTTAATTGACGGTGGAGACATTATTTCTCAGTATGAATTTAATATCGATCCTACCGACACTTCGCTGTCAATTGAGTTGAAGATTAGTCAAATTATTAAAAAAACCCTCTTTCAGGATATCCTTAACTATACAAATAAGAAAATTATTCTTAGACAACAACAAGGAATTGAATCGTGGACTGAAAAATATTCCCAATATATGCAAATTGATTGGGAACATGAAACATCAAAAGAAATTGCAGATAAAACAATTTTATACCCTTTTCTGGAGCCTTTTTGTTATTGTTATAGCAGCATAAATGCTAATAAAGTTTACTTTAAGCGTCTTCGTGTACTACCAACACAAGGGAGAGGTACTTTTCAGCCTGGGCAATATATAATAAGAAATATGGGCATCGTTGTCACTACATATTCAGGAAATTTATTTGCAAGATTATTTATTGATGTACCTTTAAAAGATAGTCTTTTGCTGCTATTTAACAGTAATAGAAGGTTCGAAAAAACCACATTATGA
- a CDS encoding ATP-binding protein — translation MTTCNFLPDPTYLFFSSEAPVLLYYSHFPAIAITLLLGLFVFLSNRTLASKLLLTISVLLSGWTLLNLIAWTNNVVENVLFVWSLFGLMYGLISVFSIYLTYVFIHKNDIPLRYKITFGLLLLPILIFTSTKFNLSGFYYDLCGASGHENVYFLTYYTTLGIISMVWIFGLLFKAIRRCDTLFKKQILLFGIGIELFLSSFFVSSFLASYLNEKGLVSDYSLEFYGLFGMVLFMAFIAFIIVRFKAFNVKLLGAQALIVALIILIGSEFLFVENTLNQVLVSITLIVTGIIGIVLIRSVKKEDLEKEKIEMLAISLKAANERLERLNQEKTEFISLATHQIRAPLSAIKGYASLILEGDYGETSDDIKDAVSTMYSSAHNLVGVVGDYLDISRIDLNRMKFNFSDVDLKQTLSEIVKEQQPNLRGKGLELLWHPDSSLAKTVISADIGKIKQVISNLIDNAIKYTPKGSITLSLANAAKLEPGTKGFRITIQDTGIGLNEQTIPKLFKRFSRADSAHEVNVHGTGLGLYLARKMVEAHSGKIWAESDGEGKGSRFIIELPVKAELRENSLADGEEEEGKV, via the coding sequence ATGACAACTTGCAACTTTCTTCCAGATCCAACATATCTTTTTTTTAGCTCAGAAGCACCAGTATTACTGTACTATTCACATTTTCCAGCAATAGCAATCACATTACTTCTTGGGTTGTTTGTATTTTTAAGCAATCGTACACTTGCAAGTAAATTACTACTTACTATCTCGGTCTTACTTTCTGGATGGACATTACTTAATTTAATTGCATGGACAAACAATGTTGTTGAGAATGTATTATTTGTATGGTCACTGTTTGGATTAATGTATGGATTAATTTCTGTATTTTCTATATATCTTACTTATGTGTTCATACACAAGAATGATATTCCGTTAAGATACAAAATTACATTTGGATTGCTCCTTTTACCAATTTTAATATTTACTTCAACAAAATTTAACCTGAGTGGTTTTTATTATGATCTTTGCGGAGCGTCAGGACATGAAAATGTTTACTTTTTAACGTACTACACTACACTTGGCATCATTTCGATGGTTTGGATTTTTGGACTACTTTTTAAGGCAATTAGAAGGTGCGATACGCTTTTTAAAAAGCAAATTTTGCTATTTGGTATCGGTATAGAGTTATTCCTGTCATCTTTCTTTGTATCAAGCTTTCTTGCTAGTTACCTGAACGAGAAAGGACTTGTGTCTGACTACAGTTTAGAATTCTATGGTTTATTTGGAATGGTGCTGTTTATGGCATTTATTGCATTTATAATTGTTAGATTTAAAGCATTTAACGTAAAACTTCTTGGTGCACAAGCCTTGATTGTGGCGCTGATAATTCTTATTGGATCGGAATTTCTATTTGTTGAGAACACATTAAACCAAGTATTAGTTTCTATTACATTAATTGTTACAGGAATAATCGGCATCGTATTGATTCGTAGTGTTAAGAAGGAAGATTTAGAAAAAGAGAAAATTGAGATGTTAGCAATAAGTCTTAAGGCAGCAAACGAAAGACTCGAGCGTCTCAACCAAGAGAAGACCGAATTCATCTCGCTTGCAACTCACCAAATCCGTGCTCCACTATCTGCAATCAAAGGATACGCTTCACTCATCCTTGAAGGAGACTACGGAGAGACTTCTGATGATATTAAGGACGCAGTTTCAACCATGTACTCTTCTGCGCACAACCTTGTAGGTGTCGTTGGTGACTATCTCGATATCTCACGAATCGACCTTAACCGGATGAAGTTTAACTTCTCTGATGTTGATCTGAAGCAAACACTCTCAGAGATCGTTAAGGAACAGCAACCAAACCTTCGTGGTAAGGGTCTTGAGCTACTCTGGCACCCAGACTCAAGCCTCGCAAAAACTGTTATTTCAGCCGACATTGGAAAGATTAAGCAGGTTATTAGTAACCTAATCGATAACGCGATTAAATACACTCCAAAGGGATCAATCACGCTTTCTCTTGCTAATGCTGCAAAACTTGAACCTGGCACTAAGGGATTCAGGATCACGATCCAAGACACTGGTATCGGACTAAACGAACAGACAATACCTAAACTATTTAAGCGTTTCAGTCGTGCAGACAGCGCTCATGAGGTAAACGTACATGGAACTGGTCTTGGACTATACCTCGCACGAAAGATGGTAGAGGCTCATAGTGGAAAAATCTGGGCTGAATCAGATGGAGAAGGAAAAGGTTCACGATTTATCATTGAACTTCCAGTAAAGGCAGAGCTTAGAGAGAATAGTTTGGCTGATGGAGAAGAGGAAGAAGGCAAAGTATAA